Part of the Deltaproteobacteria bacterium genome, CACTTCCTTCAGTTCACGGAAGAGGGGGGATTCGCTTAATTCCATTTTCAGGCCCCGGACCGGTTCCGGCGATTTTTTCCGAAAGGCAAGGGACACCGTCCCGGTCCTTTTTTCCGCATCCAACAAAAAATCGGCAGAGTCGCTTCTCCCTCCCCCGTACAACTGCGGCAGAAACACGCGGTCGAATTCGCGCCCCTTGGCCGAATGAATGGTCATCAGCTTGACGCATCCGGGGGCGTTCTTTGGGTCAAAGGCCTCAATTCCCCTTTCCACGCTTCGGAGGGCCGAGAAGGTCTCTTCGAGGCGCGCCAAATCGGCCGGGCCCGCGCGTTCGATATCGTCCACCAGCGAGAGCCACTGTTCCACATAGAGCCGCTGTGTGGAATCTCCGCCGGTTGCGAGGCCCAGATCGTCCACGACAATCCGGAACAGACGCGAGGGAGGGATCGCCCGACTTAATTTCTCCCAGCGGGCCGTCAATTGCCTCAAATGCTCCCACCGATGCCGGTCGTCTGCGGCGGTGAAAAAATCGGGCGTGTAGGGTTCCGTGAAATCGGTGGATCCGCCCCGCGAATACCGTTCGATAAATGCCTCGGAGAGGTTGAAAAAAGAGGAACGAAGAAGCGCCGTCCGGACGATCGGGTTCCTGTCGCCCGCCAGATAAGAAAGGAGATGCAAAAGATCGCGGATTTCCGGTTCCACAAGCAGATTGTGCGTCCTTGTCACCTGCACGGGGATGCCCGCCTTTTCCAGCTCCTCCCGGTAGATGAGCATCGGCTGGGAGGCGCGGAACAAAAGGGCGGTGGAGTCACGATCTTTTGGGGAGAGATTCCGCTCCTTTAAATTTTGGGCGATCCATTTCGCCTCCAGCCTGCGAAGCCTGTCGATGGAAAGCCTCTCTTCCGGGGCAACAACGATCTTCAATGCACCGGTTGTCTGATGATGAACGGAAACGAGAGGGCGATAGAGCGTGGAAACCCCCTCTTCGTTGAAGAGCGGGATAAAAACTTTGTTGACGATTTTAGCCAGCCGCGGGGGGACGCGGAAACTTTCGTCCAGCTGGACGATTTGCCCCCCCTCCTTTTTAATCTGTTCCGCCCTGTTTTTAAAAATAGAGGTCTCCACGCGTCGAAAACGGTAGATCGACTGCCCGGGGTCGCCGACGACAAAAAGGGTTTTCACCCCGAGGGTTTTCACCCCGAGGGTGTTCATCCCCGGTCCGACAAGGGCCTCGATAATCCGCGCCTGCAGGGGGCTTGTGTCCTGAAATTCGTCCACCAGGATGTGAAAAAACCGCCGCCGTATTTTGTCCGCCGCCTCGGGGTGTTCCTTCAACAGCCTAAACGAGAGGATTTCGAGGTCGTCAAAGGTGAGAGAGGCCGATTTTATTTTGTCATCCAGCCATTGATGGAAAAGATCAGCGGCGTCTTTAAAGAGGCGGATGTCCTCATCGTCGCCGGACGGGAACGATTCCGGATCAACCATGAGATCGGTTCGCTGGAAGAGTTTTTGGCAGATTTGGTTGAGCCGCCAAAAGCCGAACCGTTCGTTGGCCTCCACGACGGCCGGATTTTTTTCCCTCAATCGGCCGATCAAATGTGATTTGATCCGGACGTCGCGCTCTGCCCGGGCGCTTGCCTCATCAAGAATGGTAAACGCGGGATCAAGCCCCAGAAGGGAGCCATATCTTCGCAGAAGACCGCTCAAAAAAGAGTGGACGGTGCCGATTTGCAGGAACCCTTCGTCCTCCGGCCGGATGATTTTGCGGTTAAGGATCCGTTCCCTGATTTCCCGCGCCGCCTTTTCGGTAAAGGTGAAGGCCAAAATCCGGTGGACGGGGACTTTCGCCTCTTCGATGAGCCAACGATATCGCTCCGCCAAAACAAGGGTCTTGCCCGAACCGGCCCCCGCCACAACCGCCAAAGGGCGGTCAATCGTCCGGACGGCCAGGGTCTGGCTGGGCGTTAAGGACATGGAAGAATATCTGGGTCAAACGGAAGGGTGAGTCAAGAAGCGATTTAATCGAAAAACCGAATCTCGCGCATGGGATAATGTTTTTTATTGTGCGTACACAAAAAATCCCCCTCCAGAAGAGAGGTTGCGGCGATGAGGCAATCGTCCAGTTGCAGGGAATGCGATTTATGTTCCGCTTTCAACTCTCCGGCCCGTTCGGCTATTTCAAACGAGACAGGAATAACCCTCAGGCTCGACAGGAGTTTGTAGGTTTCTTCCCGCTCCGACATTTTCATGCCCGCGATAACTTCCCCAATGCTGATCGCGGAACAAAAGGCCTCGTGCTGGATGCCGATATCAATAAGAAGCTTTCTGGCCGAAGGTTTGCGACGGAGCGAATCGATGAGAATATCGGAATCGATGATGATACGGCTCATTTGCGCACGCTTTTCAAGCGGCGGCCTCGCCGCAACTTGCGGATAAATTGGCGGGTTGTGCCGAGATCCTTCCGTTCACCCCAGGCGCCAAAAGAAGATTCCACAGCCTTTAAAAACTGGCGCCGTTTGATCTCTTTTTGAATCGCTTCCTCCACAAAGCGGGACTGCCTTCCGTGAGGTACCGCTTTTCGGAGACTTTTAAGGACCTCTCTCGATAGCCTGAAATTGGCCTGCTCGATATGTTCCATAACAATAATGCTATTTTATTTGATATTTTGTTTAATATCAACATTAAATATCAACATTAAAGATATCCTTCACACCTCGAATTGCGTTCCGGAGGCCGCAGAAGGGGGATGAGGAACAGCGGGAATTGCGGGGCCTTTGAGCCGGATTCTTTGCACTTCTGCTTCAACCAGGGCGGCAATTTCGAAAAAGCGTCCGGCCTGACGCGATTTCGGCTCTTTGACGACAATGGGCGTCCCCTCGTCGCCGGCCAAACGGGTTTCCAGCTCGAGGGGGAGGGCCCCCAGAAACGGGACGTTCAGTTCTTGCGCCTTCTTCTTTCCGCCGTCGCGGTCAAAAACGGGCGTTTCGTGCCGGCATTCGGGACATTCAAAGAAACTCATGTTTTCCACGATGCCGATGATGTCCACGTTCACCTTTTGGAACATGCTGACCCCCTTCACGGCATCCGCGAGTGCAATATCCTGCGGCGTTGTGACAATCACGGCGCCGGTGACGGAAAGGATCTGGCTTAACGTCAACTGCACATCGCCGGTGCCGGGGGGGAGATCGACGATCAGATAATCGAGCTCTCCCCAATTCACGTCACTGACAAACTGCTGAAGCATCTTGGCGATCATCGGGCCGCGCCAGACAACCGCCTCGTCCGGCTTCACGAAAAAACCGAAACTGATGATCTTGATGCCGTGTGTCTCCAGCGGAAGGATTTTCCGGTCCTCCCCCATCGCGGGGGTGGCGTCTCTCAAGCCCAGCATGATGTGCTGGCTGGGGCCGTAGATGTCGGCGTCCAAAAGCCCCACCTTGCGCCCCACTTTGGACAGGGCGAGGCTCAAATTCGCGGCGACGGTGGATTTGCCGACCCCCCCCTTGCCGGAGGCGACGGCGATGATGGCGGTATTCGTGTTCATCATTTTCTCATTTCATATTTCAGCGACCGGCCGCGCAATTTCTCCACCGCTTTTACGATGCATTCGAGAGCAACGTCAATTTCTTCCTTCGTCGTAAAACGTCCCAATCCGAAACGGATGGAGGAGTCGGCGCGGTCTTCGCCGACCCCCAGGGCCCGAAGGACGTACGAGGGTTCCGTGGAGTCCGACGCGCAGGCGCTCCCCGTGGCCACCGCCAGTTCCGGAAGGGCCATAATCAGATCGGTGTCTTTGACATAGGCAAAGCTGACATTGGCGTTGTGCGGCAGGCGCCTCGTCGGGTGGCCGTTTAAAAAAGTGTGGTCGATCCGGCGTGTGATTTCCCGGACAAAATAGTCACGCAGTCCTTTCAATCGTTTTGATTCCTCCGGCATTTTTGCCGTACAGATTTCCAGCGCCTTGGCCAAACCCAAAATGGCCGGCACATTCAATGTCCCGGCGCGCAGTCCGTTTTCGTGGCCGCCACCGTGGATCAGCGGACTCAAACGAATGGGAGGATTGGTTCTTGCGATGTAGAGGGCGCCGATCCCCTTGGGGCCGTACATTTTGTGAGCCGAGATGCTCAAGAGATCGATGCCGTCTTTTTTCATATCCACCGGAATTTTTCCCACCGCCTGCACCGCGTCGGAGTGGAGCCATATCCCTTTTTCATGACAGATTTTTGAAATTTCCGCGATCGGTTGAATCACTCCGATTTCATTGTTGGCATACATAACGGAGCAGAGGAGGGTGTTGGGGCGGATCGCTTTTTTAACGTCATCCGGGTCCACCAAACCGTCGTGATCGACGCCCAGATAAGTCACTTCGTGCCCCTCTTGCTCGATCTCTCTACACGATTCGAGGATGCATTTATGTTCGGTGGCCTGTGTAATGATGTGTACCGGCTTCTTTTTTGACGTGCGTGCGATTCCCTTGATGACCATGTTGTTGGTTTCGGTGGCGCCGCTGGTGAAGATGATGGTTTTGGGGGACTCGGCGCCGATATTTTTGGCGATCGACTCGCGGGCGATCTGGACCGCCTCGCAGGCTTTCCAGCCGTAGGCGTGGCTTTTGCTCGCAGAATTTCCGAATTTTTCGCAAAAGTAGGGTTCCATGGCGCGAAAAACTTCGGGGTCTACGGGGGTTGTGGCGTGGTTGTCGAGGTAGATCGGTTTCATTACTCAATATTCAACTGCAACTTCGCCTCTTCCGACATCATCTCTTTATCCCATGGCGGGTCCCAGACCAGTTCCACGGCGCAATGGGAGACGCCGGGGATTGCCTTTATTTTCGATTCCACTTCGGGGGGGAGCGACCCCGCAACCGGACACGAAGGGGAGGTCAGCGTCATCCGGATCTGGACAAAACCGTCCTCCTTGACGTCGATATTGTATACCAGTCCCAGCGCGTAGATATTTACGGGAATTTCGGGGTCGAAAATGGTTTTGAGGACATCAATGATTTTTTGTTTTAATTCTTCGCTCATCACTCCTCCGTTGTGACCGGTTCCTGTTTATTTTCCAGCGCCGCCTTCAGCGTGTGCCACGAGAGGGTGGCGCATTTGACGCGCATCGGAAATTCGCGGACCCCCTCAAAGACGGCCAGTTTCCCCCACTCCGATGCAGTAGCCGGCGCTTCCCCACCGGAGGTGACAAGGGTGTGAAACTTGTCGAACAGCCCTGAAAATTCCGCCTCTGTTTTTCCTTTAAGCGTCTCCGTCAGAATCGAGGCCGATGCCGTCGAGATGGCGCAACCCGATCCCTCAAAACGGACATCGGCGATCACGCCGCTGTCCAGTTTTACGGTAAGAATCACACGGTCGCCGCACAAAGGGTTGTAACCCTCCGCCTTCCGGTCGGCGGACGGCAGGGCCCCTTTGTTGCGGGGATGCCTTGCATGGTCGAGAATTACCTCGCGGTAGAGGTCGTTTAATTCGTTGAGTTCGGACATATCATTTGAATATTTCCAACACCTTGTAAATCCCCCTCGCCAACGCGTCAATCTCCTCCTTTGTGTTGTAAAACGCCAGCGAGGCGCGGGAGGTGGCGGGAATATTGAACCTTTGCATCACCGGCTGGGTGCAGTGATGGCCGGCGCGGATGGCGATCCCCTCGCGATCCAGAATTGTCGCCACGTCGTGCGGGTGAATGTTCTCCAGAACAAACGAAAAAATGCCCGTCTTGTTTTCGGCGGTGCCGATGAGTTTCAGGCGGGGGATTGTGGAAAGGACTTTCGTGCCATAGACCAAAAGTTCCCGTTCATGCCGGATCGCCGCCTCGAAATCGAGCTCTTCCAGATAATCGATGGCCGCCCCAAGGCCGATGAAGCCGGCGATATTCGGCGTTCCCGCCTCGAATTTCAGGGGGAGATCGTTCCAGGTTGTCTTCTCAAATGTCACCAGTTTTATCATGTCGCCCCCTCCCTGATACGGCGGCATCGCGTTTAGAAGCTCCGATTTGCCGTACAGGACGCCGGTGCCGGTGGCGCCGAAAAGCTTGTGGCCCGAAAAGGCGAAAAAATCGCAATCGAGTTTTTGCGCATCCACCCGCATATGGGAGACCGCCTGTGCCCCGTCGAGGAGCACTTTGGCGCCGATCTCGTGGGCCCGGTCGATGATCCGCTTCACCGGATTGATCGTCCCGAGGGAATTCGAGACATGGACAATCGAGACAAACCGCGTTTTGGGTCCGAGAAGTTTTTCAAACTCTTCCCAAATCAACTCTCCCCGGTCGTTGATGGGAATGACCTTCAGGACGGCGCCGGTCATCCCGCAGACCAGTTGCCAGGGGACGATATTCGAGTGATGCTCCATGTGCGAGATGACGATTTCATCCCCTTCCCTCAAGAATTTTCGACCGTAAGAATGGGCGACAAGATTGATCGACTCGGTGGCGCCGCGGGTGAAAACGATTTCACGGTCGGACGCGACGTTTAAAAATTTTCGTACCTTAACCCTCGTCCCTTCATAAGCCTCGGTGGCCCGCTCGCTTAAATGATAGACGCCGCGGTGAACGTTGGAGCGGTATTCCAGATAAAACCGGTTCATGGCGTCGATTACCGCCTGCGGGGCCTGGCTGGTTGCGGCGTTGTCGAGATAGACCAGCGGTTTGCCGTACACCTGTTGCTGGAGAACGGGGAAATCCCGGCGGATCGCGGCAGAGTCAAATTCTTTCACTTAAAACCTCCTTCACCCGACTTTTTATGGCCGGCACGCCGATTTTTTCGATCACGTCGCCGGCAAAGGATGAGACCAACAGGCCTTTGGCCTCCTTCTCGCCAATGCCCCGCGAACGCAGATAGAAGATCTGGTTTTCATCCAGCCGGCCGACGGTGGAGCCGTGGCCCACTTTCACGTCGTCGGCAAAAATCTCCAACTGCGGCGCCGGATCGGCCTCGGCCTCGGCGGACAAAAGGAGATTTTTGTTTGTCTGGTGCGCGTGGGTCTTTTGCGCCTCCTTGTGGACGACGATCTTTCCGTCGAAAACGCCGCGCGATCTGCCGCCCAAAATCCCCTTGTACAGTTCATTGCTGGTCCCGTTCGGCTTTAAGTGGTCGATCAGGGTGTGCGAATCCATGTGTTGACTGCCGCCTCCAAGATAGAGGCCGTTCAAGGCGCAGTCGCACCCCGTGGCGTTCAGCCGGGCATGGATCCGGTTGGCGGAGAGGCTTCCCCCCAGAGAGACATAATTCGAGACAAACCGGCTCGATGGACCCTGATCGACCTCAAGCGACGCGATGTGAAAAGAGGAGAGGGCCTCTTCCTGAATTTTGTCATGGTGGATCACCGCGTTTTCGCCGACCAAGAGCCCCGTGACGGCGTTGTTAAAATAAGGGGCCACACCGGTCGCACCGGTGGCGCCGGTGCCGAGGTAGTATTCCACAATCGAGGCCTGGGAATTTTCCCCCGCAATAATCAGATTGCGCGGACAGGCGATCCACGGCTTTTGGGAACCGGTAGCACCGGTGGCGCCGGTGGCGCCGGTGGAAAGAAAAACCAGATAGATGGGGGTTTTTACAACGGCCCCCATCGGCAAGATCACGACGGCGC contains:
- a CDS encoding ATP-dependent helicase — its product is MSLTPSQTLAVRTIDRPLAVVAGAGSGKTLVLAERYRWLIEEAKVPVHRILAFTFTEKAAREIRERILNRKIIRPEDEGFLQIGTVHSFLSGLLRRYGSLLGLDPAFTILDEASARAERDVRIKSHLIGRLREKNPAVVEANERFGFWRLNQICQKLFQRTDLMVDPESFPSGDDEDIRLFKDAADLFHQWLDDKIKSASLTFDDLEILSFRLLKEHPEAADKIRRRFFHILVDEFQDTSPLQARIIEALVGPGMNTLGVKTLGVKTLFVVGDPGQSIYRFRRVETSIFKNRAEQIKKEGGQIVQLDESFRVPPRLAKIVNKVFIPLFNEEGVSTLYRPLVSVHHQTTGALKIVVAPEERLSIDRLRRLEAKWIAQNLKERNLSPKDRDSTALLFRASQPMLIYREELEKAGIPVQVTRTHNLLVEPEIRDLLHLLSYLAGDRNPIVRTALLRSSFFNLSEAFIERYSRGGSTDFTEPYTPDFFTAADDRHRWEHLRQLTARWEKLSRAIPPSRLFRIVVDDLGLATGGDSTQRLYVEQWLSLVDDIERAGPADLARLEETFSALRSVERGIEAFDPKNAPGCVKLMTIHSAKGREFDRVFLPQLYGGGRSDSADFLLDAEKRTGTVSLAFRKKSPEPVRGLKMELSESPLFRELKEV
- a CDS encoding PIN domain-containing protein; the protein is MSRIIIDSDILIDSLRRKPSARKLLIDIGIQHEAFCSAISIGEVIAGMKMSEREETYKLLSSLRVIPVSFEIAERAGELKAEHKSHSLQLDDCLIAATSLLEGDFLCTHNKKHYPMREIRFFD
- a CDS encoding Mrp/NBP35 family ATP-binding protein → MMNTNTAIIAVASGKGGVGKSTVAANLSLALSKVGRKVGLLDADIYGPSQHIMLGLRDATPAMGEDRKILPLETHGIKIISFGFFVKPDEAVVWRGPMIAKMLQQFVSDVNWGELDYLIVDLPPGTGDVQLTLSQILSVTGAVIVTTPQDIALADAVKGVSMFQKVNVDIIGIVENMSFFECPECRHETPVFDRDGGKKKAQELNVPFLGALPLELETRLAGDEGTPIVVKEPKSRQAGRFFEIAALVEAEVQRIRLKGPAIPAVPHPPSAASGTQFEV
- a CDS encoding IscS subfamily cysteine desulfurase, which encodes MKPIYLDNHATTPVDPEVFRAMEPYFCEKFGNSASKSHAYGWKACEAVQIARESIAKNIGAESPKTIIFTSGATETNNMVIKGIARTSKKKPVHIITQATEHKCILESCREIEQEGHEVTYLGVDHDGLVDPDDVKKAIRPNTLLCSVMYANNEIGVIQPIAEISKICHEKGIWLHSDAVQAVGKIPVDMKKDGIDLLSISAHKMYGPKGIGALYIARTNPPIRLSPLIHGGGHENGLRAGTLNVPAILGLAKALEICTAKMPEESKRLKGLRDYFVREITRRIDHTFLNGHPTRRLPHNANVSFAYVKDTDLIMALPELAVATGSACASDSTEPSYVLRALGVGEDRADSSIRFGLGRFTTKEEIDVALECIVKAVEKLRGRSLKYEMRK
- a CDS encoding SUF system Fe-S cluster assembly protein; translation: MSEELKQKIIDVLKTIFDPEIPVNIYALGLVYNIDVKEDGFVQIRMTLTSPSCPVAGSLPPEVESKIKAIPGVSHCAVELVWDPPWDKEMMSEEAKLQLNIE
- a CDS encoding SUF system NifU family Fe-S cluster assembly protein — encoded protein: MSELNELNDLYREVILDHARHPRNKGALPSADRKAEGYNPLCGDRVILTVKLDSGVIADVRFEGSGCAISTASASILTETLKGKTEAEFSGLFDKFHTLVTSGGEAPATASEWGKLAVFEGVREFPMRVKCATLSWHTLKAALENKQEPVTTEE
- a CDS encoding cysteine desulfurase yields the protein MRRDFPVLQQQVYGKPLVYLDNAATSQAPQAVIDAMNRFYLEYRSNVHRGVYHLSERATEAYEGTRVKVRKFLNVASDREIVFTRGATESINLVAHSYGRKFLREGDEIVISHMEHHSNIVPWQLVCGMTGAVLKVIPINDRGELIWEEFEKLLGPKTRFVSIVHVSNSLGTINPVKRIIDRAHEIGAKVLLDGAQAVSHMRVDAQKLDCDFFAFSGHKLFGATGTGVLYGKSELLNAMPPYQGGGDMIKLVTFEKTTWNDLPLKFEAGTPNIAGFIGLGAAIDYLEELDFEAAIRHERELLVYGTKVLSTIPRLKLIGTAENKTGIFSFVLENIHPHDVATILDREGIAIRAGHHCTQPVMQRFNIPATSRASLAFYNTKEEIDALARGIYKVLEIFK
- the sufD gene encoding Fe-S cluster assembly protein SufD; its protein translation is MQKEIDNYVKQFEAAQTPSEPAWLGVLRRKAIERFAKTGFPSVKDEQWKHTNLAPIASLPFARDGMGSGAISPQDVSTCVSGAYANHLLVFINGRYSSRLSRPGPLPEGVRLCPLSEVLEENPALVEAPFARLTEKPVAPVADTNPFTALNTAFMEDGAVVILPMGAVVKTPIYLVFLSTGATGATGATGSQKPWIACPRNLIIAGENSQASIVEYYLGTGATGATGVAPYFNNAVTGLLVGENAVIHHDKIQEEALSSFHIASLEVDQGPSSRFVSNYVSLGGSLSANRIHARLNATGCDCALNGLYLGGGSQHMDSHTLIDHLKPNGTSNELYKGILGGRSRGVFDGKIVVHKEAQKTHAHQTNKNLLLSAEAEADPAPQLEIFADDVKVGHGSTVGRLDENQIFYLRSRGIGEKEAKGLLVSSFAGDVIEKIGVPAIKSRVKEVLSERI